One genomic region from Microcella humidisoli encodes:
- the pknB gene encoding Stk1 family PASTA domain-containing Ser/Thr kinase, with amino-acid sequence MSSSTTDPLIGRLIDGRYQVRSRIARGGMATVYLATDQRLDRLVAVKIMHGHLADDSQFKERFIQEARSAARLAHPNVVNVFDQGQDAESAYLVMEYLPGITLRELLQEYGALTPEQTMDITEAVLAGLAAAHKAGIVHRDLKPENVLLADDGRIKIGDFGLARAASANTATGKALLGTIAYLSPELVTRGIADTRSDIYAVGIMMFEMLTGEQPYKGEQPMQIAYQHANDSVPAPSTLNPRVPAEWDEIVLWATARDPHDRPADARALLDQLAETGRALQTALPAEATQRTMLLTSPIPTLPATGETQVLGTRASSGDAAEPSATAELTRRGATSRRRGWLLFAAVLALAGLAGGVGWWFAAGPGALVAIADVRGDSVEAARLVLEEQGVSVADDVAREFDLEIAEGLVAATDPPAGEVIDRDTVVTLVVSRGPEPTTVPDVLGQPEADARTALVGAGFDVGESIPQFDREVPDGSVIAVVGEGEETLGAGDDSFKGTPVQLIVSVGAIPSVRGLTVEAAQAALSARDLTGIVGGESEFDNDVPLGDVLRVERTSEAPVRPGSTLTIIVSRGPDLVDVPNVVGRPINEAVDILEEAGFEVVLDTNVPPGLRDSPLAPVQSTNPAAGERVLRNSPVTVVANY; translated from the coding sequence GTGAGCTCCTCGACGACCGATCCCCTCATCGGCCGCCTGATCGACGGCCGATATCAGGTGCGCTCACGCATCGCTCGCGGCGGCATGGCGACCGTGTATCTCGCCACCGACCAGCGCCTCGATCGTCTCGTCGCGGTCAAGATCATGCACGGGCATCTCGCCGATGACAGTCAGTTCAAGGAGCGCTTCATTCAGGAGGCGCGATCGGCCGCCCGCCTCGCCCACCCCAACGTCGTCAACGTCTTCGATCAGGGCCAGGATGCCGAATCGGCCTACCTCGTCATGGAGTACCTGCCGGGCATCACGTTGCGCGAACTGCTGCAGGAGTACGGCGCTCTCACGCCCGAGCAGACCATGGACATCACGGAGGCCGTGCTCGCCGGTCTCGCGGCCGCGCACAAGGCCGGCATCGTCCACCGCGATCTCAAGCCCGAGAACGTGCTGCTCGCCGACGACGGGCGCATCAAGATCGGCGACTTCGGCCTTGCTCGGGCCGCCAGTGCGAACACCGCGACGGGCAAGGCGCTGCTGGGCACGATCGCCTACCTCTCCCCCGAGCTCGTGACGCGCGGCATCGCCGACACCCGCAGCGACATCTACGCCGTCGGCATCATGATGTTCGAGATGCTCACGGGCGAGCAGCCGTACAAGGGCGAGCAGCCCATGCAGATCGCGTACCAGCACGCCAACGACTCGGTGCCCGCGCCGAGCACGCTCAACCCGCGTGTGCCCGCCGAGTGGGACGAGATCGTGCTCTGGGCGACGGCGCGCGATCCGCACGACCGCCCGGCCGACGCGCGCGCCCTTCTCGACCAGCTCGCGGAGACCGGGCGCGCCCTGCAGACCGCCCTGCCGGCCGAGGCGACCCAGCGCACGATGCTCCTCACCTCCCCCATCCCGACGCTCCCCGCCACCGGCGAGACGCAGGTGCTCGGCACGCGGGCGTCGAGCGGCGATGCGGCCGAGCCCTCCGCGACGGCGGAACTCACTCGCCGCGGGGCGACGAGCCGACGGCGCGGCTGGCTGCTCTTCGCAGCCGTGCTCGCCCTCGCGGGACTCGCGGGCGGAGTCGGGTGGTGGTTCGCCGCGGGGCCCGGTGCGCTCGTGGCCATCGCGGATGTGCGCGGCGACTCGGTCGAGGCCGCACGCCTCGTGCTGGAGGAGCAGGGGGTCTCGGTCGCCGACGACGTCGCCCGAGAGTTCGACCTCGAGATCGCCGAGGGCCTCGTCGCGGCCACCGATCCCCCGGCGGGCGAGGTGATCGACCGCGACACCGTCGTGACGCTCGTCGTCTCACGCGGACCGGAGCCGACCACCGTGCCCGATGTGCTCGGTCAGCCGGAGGCCGACGCGCGCACGGCGCTCGTCGGCGCGGGCTTCGACGTCGGCGAGAGCATCCCCCAATTCGACCGCGAGGTGCCGGACGGCTCGGTGATCGCGGTCGTCGGCGAGGGTGAGGAGACCCTCGGCGCCGGCGACGACTCGTTCAAGGGCACCCCCGTTCAGCTCATCGTGTCGGTCGGGGCGATCCCCTCGGTGCGCGGGCTCACGGTGGAGGCGGCGCAAGCGGCGCTCAGCGCGCGCGACCTCACGGGCATCGTCGGCGGCGAGTCGGAGTTCGACAACGATGTGCCGCTCGGCGACGTATTGCGTGTCGAGCGCACGAGCGAGGCCCCCGTTCGCCCGGGCAGCACGCTCACCATCATCGTCTCGCGCGGGCCGGACCTCGTCGACGTGCCGAACGTCGTCGGTCGTCCGATCAATGAGGCGGTCGACATCCTGGAAGAAGCGGGCTTCGAGGTCGTGCTCGACACGAACGTACCGCCCGGCCTGCGCGACTCGCCGCTCGCTCCGGTGCAGTCGACCAACCCCGCCGCGGGTGAGCGGGTGCTGCGCAACAGTCCCGTCACGGTCGTCGCGAACTACTAG
- a CDS encoding LysM peptidoglycan-binding domain-containing protein, with protein MIESDRTTGIANGGRGAADIDDRARAVFGGLAPRVAAPAPMAPSAAHSDLARRARSTAFTTVPVMLTGAIALSLGLTGPIEPAHARKPLPPKPEQSPTPLGLRSALTQIGAALVPGALAAQTASTSAAPAVYTVAAGDTVSSIAQRFGISTASVLALNGLSWKSTIFPGQVLALTAAPVKTTGSGPATTRGGRYTIVKGDTLSAIAARFGIATQSLLDANGLVWSSIVYPGQTIVIPGRVPAPAPAPAPAVGLAADIAVAMPGTGTMSSDAPLATADTIEGDPQAEAPRAPAVAAMSVAARPVLPVEPRRVPAPRPPGGSSSTPPAVPPAGGTVTPLTGEMRTHAATIVQVGRQLGVPEYGIVIALATAMQESSLRNLSWGDRDSVGLFQQRPSSGWGTSADLQVPSHAAKLFYVGRSGYTRGLLDIPGWQSMTLTRAAQAVQISAYPTAYAKWEASAWAWYFELT; from the coding sequence ATGATCGAGAGCGACCGTACGACGGGGATCGCGAACGGCGGCCGGGGGGCCGCCGACATCGATGACCGAGCGCGGGCCGTGTTCGGGGGGCTCGCGCCGCGGGTGGCTGCCCCGGCGCCGATGGCGCCGAGCGCCGCGCACAGCGACCTCGCCCGTCGCGCCCGATCGACCGCGTTCACGACCGTGCCCGTCATGCTTACCGGGGCCATCGCTCTCAGCCTCGGCCTCACGGGCCCCATCGAGCCCGCCCACGCGCGCAAGCCGTTGCCGCCCAAGCCCGAGCAGTCGCCGACGCCCCTCGGGCTGCGATCGGCCCTGACCCAGATCGGCGCCGCGCTCGTGCCGGGAGCGCTCGCCGCGCAGACCGCGTCGACCAGCGCCGCCCCGGCCGTCTACACGGTCGCCGCGGGCGACACAGTCAGCAGCATCGCGCAGCGCTTCGGCATCTCGACAGCCTCCGTGCTCGCCCTCAACGGCCTGTCGTGGAAGTCGACGATCTTCCCCGGACAGGTGCTCGCCCTGACTGCCGCCCCCGTCAAGACGACGGGCAGCGGCCCGGCGACGACGCGCGGGGGGCGCTACACGATCGTCAAGGGAGACACGCTCTCGGCGATCGCGGCCCGCTTCGGCATCGCGACGCAGTCGCTGCTCGACGCCAACGGACTCGTGTGGTCGAGCATCGTCTACCCGGGCCAGACCATCGTCATCCCGGGCCGCGTGCCCGCCCCCGCCCCCGCCCCGGCTCCCGCCGTGGGCCTCGCCGCCGACATCGCGGTCGCCATGCCCGGCACCGGAACGATGTCGAGCGACGCGCCGCTCGCGACCGCCGACACGATCGAGGGAGACCCGCAGGCCGAGGCGCCTCGGGCACCCGCCGTGGCCGCCATGTCGGTCGCGGCCCGTCCCGTGCTGCCGGTCGAGCCCCGTCGCGTTCCCGCACCGCGCCCGCCCGGCGGCTCGAGCTCAACCCCGCCCGCCGTGCCCCCGGCCGGGGGCACGGTGACGCCGCTGACGGGCGAGATGCGCACCCATGCCGCCACGATCGTCCAGGTGGGGCGTCAGCTCGGGGTGCCCGAGTACGGCATCGTGATCGCCCTGGCGACGGCGATGCAGGAATCCTCCCTGCGCAACCTGTCGTGGGGTGATCGCGACTCGGTCGGGCTCTTCCAGCAGCGGCCCAGCTCGGGCTGGGGCACATCCGCCGACCTCCAGGTGCCGAGCCACGCGGCCAAGCTGTTCTATGTGGGCCGCTCGGGGTACACGCGCGGACTGCTCGACATCCCCGGATGGCAGAGCATGACGCTCACGCGCGCCGCGCAGGCCGTTCAGATCTCCGCCTACCCGACCGCGTACGCCAAGTGGGAGGCCAGCGCGTGGGCCTGGTACTTCGAGCTCACGTGA
- a CDS encoding Rv2175c family DNA-binding protein, which translates to MPAESARWLTVPDLVEMLGMSPGKVHRLLEDRHLLAVRRERVLVVPEEFVLDGEPLKDLRGTLVLLADDGFTDDEAMEWMLSPNELLGVAPIAALRAGRKAEVRRVAQALAF; encoded by the coding sequence GTGCCCGCTGAATCCGCTCGTTGGTTGACCGTTCCTGATCTCGTCGAGATGCTGGGCATGAGTCCCGGCAAGGTGCACCGCCTGCTCGAGGACCGCCACCTGCTCGCTGTGCGGCGCGAGCGAGTGCTCGTCGTGCCCGAGGAGTTCGTGCTCGACGGCGAGCCGCTCAAGGATCTGCGGGGCACGCTTGTGCTGCTGGCCGACGACGGCTTCACCGACGACGAGGCCATGGAGTGGATGCTGAGCCCGAACGAGCTCCTCGGTGTCGCCCCCATCGCGGCTCTGCGCGCGGGCCGCAAGGCCGAAGTGCGTCGCGTGGCGCAGGCGCTCGCGTTCTAG
- a CDS encoding polyprenyl synthetase family protein, giving the protein MPERLRLVDLVNARLEQFLDERATQLGSIADDLAVFTDASRDLLSGGKRFRALFCYWGWHAVAGTVRPEDLLAELDEHPDLSSIIDAAAALELFHAAALVHDDIMDNSDTRRGMPAAHRRFEADHARREWVGSAATYGTSTALLLGDLLLGWSDELLDSGLERLAEPRSARAARGEFQTMRTEVMVGQYLDIREEVAWRDAAEADLLPRAHRVVTYKSAKYSIEAPLALGGLMAGGTLEQVAALRAFGLPLGVAFQLRDDLLGVFGDPAVTGKPAGDDLREGKRTVIIALARAALPAGAVRLIDELLGDPTLSEHQIATLQATIRDSGAVETTERIIARSVAEAVAALEDAPLSRSARAELIGLSDLVTRRAH; this is encoded by the coding sequence GTGCCTGAGAGATTGCGGTTAGTCGACCTTGTCAACGCCCGGCTCGAGCAGTTCCTCGACGAGCGCGCGACCCAGCTCGGCTCGATCGCCGACGACCTCGCGGTCTTCACCGACGCCAGCCGCGACCTCCTGAGCGGCGGCAAGCGCTTCCGCGCGCTCTTCTGCTACTGGGGGTGGCACGCCGTCGCGGGCACCGTGCGACCGGAGGATCTGCTCGCCGAGCTCGACGAGCACCCCGATCTCTCGAGCATCATCGACGCGGCCGCCGCCCTCGAGCTCTTCCACGCCGCCGCCCTCGTGCATGACGACATCATGGACAACTCCGACACACGCCGCGGCATGCCGGCCGCGCACCGCCGGTTCGAAGCCGACCACGCGCGCCGCGAGTGGGTCGGCAGCGCGGCGACCTACGGCACCTCCACCGCCCTGCTGCTCGGTGATCTGCTGCTCGGCTGGAGCGACGAGCTGCTCGACAGCGGCCTCGAGCGGCTCGCCGAGCCGCGGAGCGCCCGTGCCGCTCGCGGCGAGTTCCAGACCATGCGCACCGAGGTCATGGTGGGGCAGTACCTCGACATTCGCGAGGAGGTCGCATGGCGCGACGCCGCGGAGGCCGACCTGCTGCCGCGCGCGCACCGCGTCGTGACCTACAAGTCGGCGAAGTACTCGATCGAGGCGCCGCTCGCGCTCGGCGGCCTCATGGCGGGCGGCACGCTCGAGCAGGTCGCGGCGCTGCGCGCGTTCGGCCTGCCGCTCGGCGTCGCCTTCCAGCTGCGCGATGACCTGCTCGGCGTGTTCGGCGACCCGGCGGTCACCGGCAAGCCCGCCGGTGACGACCTGCGCGAGGGCAAGCGCACCGTCATCATCGCGCTCGCGCGTGCCGCGTTGCCCGCGGGGGCCGTGCGGCTCATCGACGAGCTGCTCGGTGATCCCACGCTGAGCGAGCACCAGATCGCGACCCTGCAGGCCACGATCCGTGACAGCGGCGCTGTCGAGACGACCGAGCGCATCATCGCCCGCTCGGTCGCCGAGGCGGTTGCCGCGCTCGAGGATGCTCCGCTCAGCCGCTCGGCGCGCGCCGAGCTCATCGGCCTGAGCGACCTCGTGACGCGCCGGGCGCACTGA
- a CDS encoding DUF3040 domain-containing protein encodes MPLSEHEQRLLEEMERNLYQNDADFVATVSGRRGKPNYRLIVIGALLAVAGVGALVAGVIVRQPIIGVAGFALMLGGVLLVISPGRGDASTAAPTATGRARTPRTSWMSTMTDRWERRQDERGE; translated from the coding sequence ATGCCGCTGTCTGAGCACGAGCAGCGCCTCCTCGAAGAGATGGAGCGCAATCTCTACCAGAACGACGCCGACTTCGTGGCGACCGTCTCCGGTCGGCGCGGCAAGCCCAACTACCGCTTGATCGTCATCGGCGCGCTCCTGGCCGTCGCGGGTGTCGGCGCCCTCGTCGCGGGCGTCATCGTTCGGCAGCCGATCATCGGTGTTGCCGGCTTCGCCCTCATGCTCGGCGGCGTTCTGCTCGTCATCAGCCCGGGCCGCGGCGACGCATCCACGGCCGCGCCCACCGCAACGGGCCGTGCGCGCACGCCTCGCACCTCCTGGATGTCGACGATGACCGACCGCTGGGAGCGCCGCCAGGACGAGCGCGGCGAGTAG
- the mraZ gene encoding division/cell wall cluster transcriptional repressor MraZ, with protein MLLGTHTPKLDDKGRIILPAKFRSELAGGVVLTRGQEHCIYVFSAAMFQEQLDKLRTAPLTSKQGREFQRLFLSGASEQEPDSQHRLTIPTVLRDYAGLDRELTVIGAGDRAEIWSTEAWNAYYAEREDAFANTEEEVIPGLF; from the coding sequence ATGCTTCTCGGCACGCACACCCCCAAGCTCGACGACAAAGGGCGCATCATCCTTCCGGCCAAGTTCCGCAGCGAGCTCGCCGGGGGAGTGGTGCTCACTCGCGGTCAGGAGCACTGCATCTACGTCTTCAGCGCGGCGATGTTCCAGGAGCAGCTCGACAAGCTGCGTACCGCGCCGCTCACGAGCAAGCAGGGCCGTGAGTTCCAGCGGCTCTTCCTCTCGGGCGCGAGCGAGCAGGAGCCCGACTCGCAGCACCGCCTGACGATCCCCACCGTCCTGCGCGACTACGCCGGCCTCGACCGCGAGCTCACCGTCATCGGCGCCGGCGACCGCGCCGAGATCTGGTCGACCGAGGCCTGGAACGCCTACTACGCCGAGCGCGAGGACGCGTTCGCCAACACCGAGGAGGAGGTGATCCCCGGACTCTTCTGA
- the rsmH gene encoding 16S rRNA (cytosine(1402)-N(4))-methyltransferase RsmH produces MTDRLRHIPVMLDRTLELLDPALRVEGAVLVDATLGLGGHAEAALERHPGLTLVGLDRDTDALAKAGARLAPFGDRVHLVHTVYSGVREALDGLGIDRATAVLFDLGVSSMQLDEAERGFAYAQDAPLDMRMDRTTGITAATILAEYPEAELRRIFYAYGEEKLAPRYARSIVQARAEHPLERSSQLVQLIIDATPRAVQRAGHPAKRVFQALRIEVNAELAALEAALPAALDALAVGGRIVVLAYQSLEDRIVKRELAARSRSTAPAGLPIELPEHRPEFSLLVRGAEQADEAERARNPRAIPVRLRAAERLRDAA; encoded by the coding sequence ATGACCGACCGCCTCCGCCACATCCCCGTCATGCTCGACCGCACCCTCGAGCTCCTCGATCCCGCCCTGCGCGTCGAGGGTGCGGTGCTCGTCGACGCCACGCTCGGACTCGGCGGCCACGCCGAGGCGGCCCTCGAGCGGCATCCCGGCCTCACCCTCGTCGGTCTCGACCGCGACACCGATGCGCTCGCGAAGGCCGGTGCTCGGCTGGCCCCCTTCGGCGACCGCGTGCACCTCGTCCACACCGTGTACAGCGGCGTGCGCGAGGCCCTCGACGGTCTCGGCATCGACCGCGCGACGGCGGTGCTCTTCGACCTCGGCGTCTCGTCGATGCAGCTCGACGAGGCCGAGCGCGGCTTCGCCTATGCGCAGGATGCCCCGCTCGACATGCGCATGGACCGCACGACGGGCATCACCGCGGCCACGATCCTGGCCGAGTACCCCGAGGCCGAGCTGCGTCGCATCTTCTACGCGTACGGCGAGGAGAAGCTCGCGCCGCGGTACGCCCGCAGCATCGTGCAGGCGCGTGCGGAGCATCCCCTCGAGCGCTCGTCGCAGCTCGTGCAGCTCATCATCGACGCGACGCCGCGGGCCGTGCAGCGCGCGGGCCACCCGGCCAAGCGCGTGTTCCAGGCGCTGCGTATCGAGGTCAATGCCGAGCTCGCCGCGCTCGAAGCCGCCCTGCCGGCGGCGCTCGACGCGCTCGCGGTCGGGGGGCGCATCGTCGTGCTCGCCTACCAGTCGCTCGAAGACCGCATCGTGAAGCGCGAGCTCGCCGCCCGCTCACGGTCGACGGCGCCCGCCGGACTGCCCATCGAGCTGCCCGAGCACCGTCCCGAGTTCTCGCTGCTCGTGCGCGGGGCCGAGCAGGCCGACGAGGCCGAGCGCGCGCGCAACCCGCGAGCCATCCCGGTGCGCCTGCGTGCCGCCGAGCGGCTGCGAGACGCGGCATGA
- a CDS encoding peptidoglycan D,D-transpeptidase FtsI family protein produces MVTAARRTRRRLAAWMLVLAIILSSFIVRLVDIQVVRAQELADESEARRSIPLTIYGARGDIVDATGVVLADSVYRYDITISPRFVKDYRLTDPESGEKSEHTVAEALAAVAGIVGGDPAAMLAEIQSQLAADPADDHAYLARRVTTEQFQAVRELRIPWVYWERLPSRTYPNGQIAGNLVGFLGTDGPQTGLERRLDECLAATHGTSTYERGADGVRLPGTTVVQQEAVDGGTLRLTIDADVQWFAQQTIAEQAIAIGADWATAWVVRVDDGHVIAAADWPTVDPNDVDGTSVDNLGSRSFSSPFEPGSVIKSLTFAALIDAGLTTPREQVIAPGRLPTIANYSITDAWAHDDLRLTTTGVLMRSSNTGTSVLSSRLTVQQRHDYLAKFGIGEETAVDFLGESSGRLGDPETIDGHGALTQMFGQGMSATSAQIASAYQALGNGGVRLPLTLVAGCEHADGTVTHTPPTEGVRAVSESAADQTLAMMQSVATDSAIASLIDIPGYRVAAKTGTAEVARNGRYTDERIISVAGIAPADDPEFVVVVTYGKPDTMKTSATAAPTFRSIMTQVLTTFRVAPSSEPAPRLPTTW; encoded by the coding sequence ATGGTGACCGCCGCTCGGCGCACACGCCGCCGACTCGCCGCCTGGATGCTCGTGCTCGCGATCATCCTGTCGTCGTTCATCGTGCGCCTCGTCGATATCCAGGTCGTGCGCGCGCAAGAGCTGGCCGACGAGTCGGAGGCCCGCCGGTCGATCCCGCTCACGATCTACGGGGCGCGCGGCGACATCGTCGATGCGACCGGTGTCGTGCTCGCCGACTCGGTCTACCGCTACGACATCACGATCTCTCCGCGGTTCGTCAAGGACTACCGGCTCACGGATCCCGAGTCGGGCGAGAAGTCGGAGCACACGGTCGCGGAGGCGCTCGCGGCCGTCGCGGGGATCGTCGGGGGTGACCCCGCGGCGATGCTCGCCGAGATTCAGAGCCAGCTCGCGGCTGATCCGGCCGACGACCACGCCTACCTCGCCCGCCGGGTCACGACCGAGCAGTTCCAGGCCGTGCGCGAGCTGCGCATCCCATGGGTGTACTGGGAGCGCCTGCCGAGCCGCACCTACCCGAACGGGCAGATCGCGGGGAATCTCGTCGGGTTCCTCGGCACCGACGGTCCGCAGACCGGGCTCGAGCGGCGCCTCGACGAGTGCCTCGCGGCCACCCACGGCACGTCGACCTACGAGCGCGGCGCCGACGGCGTGCGCTTGCCCGGCACGACGGTCGTGCAGCAGGAGGCCGTTGACGGCGGCACGCTGCGGCTCACGATCGATGCCGACGTGCAGTGGTTCGCGCAGCAGACGATCGCCGAGCAGGCCATCGCGATCGGCGCCGACTGGGCGACCGCCTGGGTGGTGCGCGTCGACGATGGGCATGTCATCGCGGCGGCCGACTGGCCGACGGTCGACCCGAACGATGTCGATGGCACCTCGGTCGACAATCTCGGCTCCCGCAGCTTCAGCTCGCCTTTCGAGCCCGGCTCGGTCATCAAGTCGCTCACTTTCGCGGCGCTCATCGACGCGGGCCTCACGACGCCCCGCGAGCAGGTCATCGCCCCGGGTCGCCTGCCGACGATCGCCAACTACTCGATCACCGACGCCTGGGCACACGACGACCTGCGGCTCACCACGACGGGCGTGCTCATGCGCTCGTCCAACACGGGAACCTCCGTGCTGAGCTCGCGCCTCACGGTGCAGCAGCGCCACGACTACCTCGCCAAGTTCGGCATCGGCGAGGAGACCGCGGTCGACTTCCTCGGCGAGTCGAGCGGGCGGCTGGGCGATCCCGAGACCATCGACGGCCACGGCGCGCTCACCCAGATGTTCGGTCAGGGCATGTCGGCGACGAGCGCGCAGATCGCGAGCGCCTACCAGGCCCTCGGCAACGGGGGCGTGCGCCTGCCGCTCACGCTCGTGGCCGGGTGCGAGCACGCCGACGGCACCGTCACCCACACGCCGCCGACCGAGGGCGTGCGCGCCGTGTCGGAGTCGGCCGCCGACCAGACGCTCGCGATGATGCAGAGCGTCGCGACCGACAGCGCCATTGCGAGCCTCATCGACATCCCCGGCTACCGCGTCGCGGCGAAGACGGGCACGGCCGAGGTCGCCCGCAACGGCCGCTACACCGACGAGCGCATCATCTCGGTCGCCGGCATCGCGCCCGCCGACGACCCCGAGTTCGTCGTTGTCGTGACCTACGGCAAGCCCGATACGATGAAGACGTCGGCTACCGCGGCGCCCACCTTCCGGTCGATCATGACCCAGGTGCTCACGACCTTCCGGGTTGCGCCCTCGAGTGAGCCGGCGCCCCGCCTTCCGACCACCTGGTAG
- a CDS encoding Mur ligase family protein produces MSGPAPVVLRPEHLPPRAIAELADAFALTLLGPASAAVTGIAVAASHVHPGDLYVGMQGAHAHGAAFAAEARAHGAVALLTDAAGRDLAAEAGLPVLVAAQPRALLGALSAWVYGTVDAPLELYGVTGTNGKTSTAYLLDAVLRQLGKRTGLSTTAERVIDGERSASRLTTPEAPEVHAMIALMRERGIDAATLEVSAQALTRHRVDGVRFGVVGFTNLSHDHLDDYGTMKAYLAAKAQLFAAERAGTGVVSLDSSYGARVVELAEVAVTTITSRADVQADWRVAVTRELPERTDFRLTAPDGQSLESAVPVIGTHMAANAGLAIVMLVRAGHALDDIAAALGGEPIDVYLPGRAERVSGDRGPSVYVDFGHSADAYATTLAALRRFTEGRLIILCAANGNRDATKRFEMGRVAAEGSDIVIVTDHHPRLEDPAAIRAALLEGAAAAESAAEVIEIAVPEQAIRHAVTIAREGDTILWAGPGHLDYRDVGGTKVPFFARDLARAALRDAGW; encoded by the coding sequence TTGTCCGGTCCTGCCCCCGTCGTGCTGCGACCGGAGCACCTCCCGCCCCGCGCGATCGCCGAGCTCGCTGACGCGTTCGCGCTGACGCTGCTCGGGCCGGCGTCGGCGGCGGTCACGGGCATCGCGGTCGCGGCCTCGCACGTGCATCCGGGCGATCTGTATGTCGGCATGCAGGGTGCGCACGCGCACGGAGCGGCGTTCGCGGCCGAGGCGCGCGCGCACGGCGCGGTCGCGCTGCTGACGGATGCCGCGGGGCGCGACCTGGCCGCCGAGGCCGGGCTGCCGGTGCTCGTCGCCGCGCAGCCGCGCGCCCTGCTCGGGGCGCTCTCGGCCTGGGTCTACGGCACGGTGGATGCTCCGCTCGAGCTCTACGGGGTGACGGGTACGAACGGCAAGACCTCGACGGCCTACCTGCTCGACGCCGTGCTGCGGCAGCTGGGCAAGCGCACGGGACTCAGCACGACGGCCGAGCGCGTCATCGACGGCGAGCGCTCGGCGAGCCGCCTCACGACGCCCGAGGCGCCCGAGGTGCACGCGATGATCGCCCTCATGCGCGAGCGCGGCATCGACGCCGCGACGCTCGAGGTGAGCGCGCAGGCGCTCACCCGGCACCGTGTCGACGGCGTGCGGTTCGGCGTCGTCGGATTCACCAACCTCAGCCACGACCACCTCGACGACTACGGCACGATGAAGGCCTACCTCGCCGCCAAGGCGCAGCTGTTCGCCGCCGAGCGCGCCGGCACGGGGGTCGTCTCGCTCGATTCGTCGTACGGTGCGCGCGTCGTCGAGCTCGCGGAGGTGGCGGTGACGACCATCACCTCGCGCGCCGACGTGCAGGCCGACTGGCGCGTCGCGGTGACGCGCGAGCTGCCCGAGCGCACCGACTTCCGGCTGACCGCGCCCGACGGGCAGTCGCTCGAGTCGGCCGTCCCGGTCATCGGCACCCACATGGCAGCGAACGCGGGTCTCGCGATCGTCATGCTCGTGCGGGCGGGGCACGCGCTCGACGACATCGCGGCGGCGCTCGGCGGCGAGCCCATCGACGTCTACCTGCCGGGCCGTGCCGAGCGCGTGTCGGGCGACCGCGGGCCGAGTGTGTACGTCGACTTCGGGCACAGCGCCGACGCCTACGCGACGACCCTCGCCGCCCTGCGCCGCTTCACCGAGGGCCGCCTCATCATCCTGTGCGCGGCGAACGGCAATCGCGATGCCACGAAGCGCTTCGAGATGGGCCGCGTCGCCGCCGAGGGCAGCGACATCGTAATCGTGACCGATCACCACCCGCGGCTTGAAGATCCGGCCGCGATCCGCGCCGCACTGCTCGAGGGGGCGGCCGCAGCCGAGTCGGCCGCCGAGGTGATCGAGATCGCCGTGCCCGAGCAGGCCATCCGGCATGCGGTCACGATCGCCCGCGAGGGCGACACGATCCTGTGGGCCGGTCCTGGCCACCTCGACTATCGCGACGTCGGGGGGACGAAGGTGCCCTTCTTCGCCCGCGACCTCGCGCGCGCGGCGCTGCGCGATGCGGGCTGGTAG
- a CDS encoding UDP-N-acetylmuramoyl-tripeptide--D-alanyl-D-alanine ligase, with protein sequence MTGSVLLDDARHDSEGSTIDVRVGGERRTVRVGALGPASIDRAVAALEAALARGESIDEAIGGLAVEQVARRTAPLRAADGALLLDDTGSTHVDDVRASLRVLADLGRSGLRTIAVIGPLAVDEPDRFEVHDALGRIIVRLDVRQLVVIGHGARHLHMAAGLEGSWDGESVLMDDLGSAYDFVRATSGADAVILISGGADLDLGDLVDRLSGDRP encoded by the coding sequence ATGACCGGTTCCGTGCTGCTCGACGATGCCCGCCACGACTCCGAGGGCTCGACGATCGACGTGCGCGTCGGCGGGGAGCGGCGCACGGTGCGCGTGGGCGCGCTCGGCCCCGCCTCGATCGACCGCGCGGTGGCCGCCCTCGAGGCCGCGCTGGCGCGCGGCGAGTCGATCGACGAGGCCATCGGGGGCCTGGCGGTCGAGCAGGTCGCGCGCCGCACCGCTCCCCTCCGTGCGGCCGACGGCGCGCTGCTGCTCGACGACACGGGCTCGACCCACGTCGACGACGTGCGGGCCTCGCTGCGCGTGCTCGCCGACCTCGGGCGCTCGGGGCTGCGAACGATCGCCGTCATCGGGCCGCTCGCCGTCGACGAGCCCGATCGCTTCGAGGTGCACGACGCGCTGGGCCGCATCATCGTGCGCCTCGACGTGCGCCAACTCGTCGTGATCGGCCACGGCGCCCGTCACCTGCACATGGCCGCGGGGCTCGAGGGGTCGTGGGACGGCGAGTCTGTGCTCATGGACGACCTCGGCAGCGCGTACGATTTCGTGCGTGCGACGAGCGGAGCAGACGCGGTGATCCTCATCTCTGGAGGAGCGGACCTCGACCTCGGCGACCTCGTCGACCGGCTGAGCGGAGACCGTCCGTGA